One genomic window of Sediminispirochaeta bajacaliforniensis DSM 16054 includes the following:
- a CDS encoding holo-ACP synthase, with translation MIGVGVDMVSIQRMAHLMQLDAFVRRTFTEREIGASRSAPYQAECFATHFAAKEAVFKALAHFTKEKRFDMRIVESLRDADGFPYIVNQ, from the coding sequence TTGATTGGCGTCGGCGTTGACATGGTATCCATCCAACGGATGGCGCATCTAATGCAACTGGATGCATTTGTCCGGCGCACCTTTACGGAGCGAGAAATTGGAGCATCCAGATCGGCTCCCTATCAGGCCGAGTGCTTTGCAACGCATTTTGCCGCCAAGGAAGCGGTTTTCAAGGCATTGGCTCATTTTACAAAAGAAAAGCGATTCGACATGAGAATTGTCGAATCGCTTCGTGATGCAGATGGCTTTCCTTATATTGTGAATCAGTGA